A genomic window from bacterium includes:
- a CDS encoding aldo/keto reductase, translated as MSLNIHSTQRLYNDVNIPCFGLGVWRTGPGDETRKAVDFALRSGYRHIDTAHFYKNEKDVGVALKQSGLDRKNVFITTKLWNDDHGYDRSLRAFHESLSLLDLTYVDLYLIHYPVSGKRGESWKALEKLYEEGLCRAIGVSNYTQRHLDELLQSARIKPMVNQVEFHPWLYQNELLNFCKTNGIVLEAYSPLTKGQKINDPELSKIAAVYQRSPAQILIRWALQHGIVVLPKSAQPARITENASVFDFNITDQDMARLDAFNCNLRVAWDPTNTP; from the coding sequence ATGTCACTGAATATCCATTCTACCCAACGACTGTACAACGATGTAAACATACCCTGTTTCGGCTTAGGGGTTTGGCGAACCGGCCCGGGTGATGAAACACGAAAGGCCGTAGATTTTGCTTTGCGTAGCGGTTACCGGCATATTGATACGGCTCATTTTTACAAAAACGAAAAAGACGTCGGCGTTGCTTTGAAACAATCAGGGCTTGATCGAAAGAATGTTTTTATCACGACAAAACTGTGGAATGATGATCACGGGTACGATCGTTCTCTTCGTGCGTTCCATGAAAGCCTATCTTTGCTCGATCTGACCTATGTTGATTTATATCTCATTCACTATCCGGTGAGCGGCAAACGCGGTGAAAGCTGGAAGGCTTTGGAAAAATTATACGAAGAAGGTCTGTGCCGCGCCATCGGCGTAAGCAACTATACGCAGCGTCATTTAGATGAACTGCTGCAATCCGCCCGCATCAAACCGATGGTCAATCAGGTAGAATTTCATCCCTGGCTTTATCAAAATGAACTGCTTAACTTTTGTAAAACGAACGGTATCGTACTCGAAGCGTATAGTCCATTGACCAAAGGTCAAAAAATCAATGATCCGGAACTGTCTAAAATCGCCGCGGTATATCAACGCTCACCCGCGCAAATATTGATTCGGTGGGCGCTACAACACGGTATCGTTGTATTGCCTAAATCAGCACAACCGGCGCGCATTACTGAAAATGCATCCGTATTTGATTTTAATATTACCGATCAAGACATGGCACGACTGGATGCATTCAACTGCAATTTGCGCGTGGCTTGGGACCCGACAAACACCCCCTAA
- a CDS encoding VOC family protein, whose product MLKQAIPLLHVSDVRQAEAFYCGVLGFEMYTSTRAREDMENPCYMVVWRDNVVLHLSSFSGDGKFGGVVNILVENVDRLYDEFLQKNVSLDLQPTDQTWGTREMYVKDTDQNCLRFFTLK is encoded by the coding sequence ATGCTGAAACAGGCTATACCTCTGCTGCATGTAAGCGACGTACGACAGGCGGAAGCGTTTTATTGCGGCGTGCTTGGCTTTGAAATGTACACTTCTACCCGTGCACGAGAGGATATGGAAAACCCCTGTTACATGGTCGTTTGGCGTGATAACGTAGTCTTGCATCTGTCGTCTTTTTCGGGAGACGGGAAGTTCGGCGGTGTGGTGAATATCTTAGTCGAAAACGTAGATCGTTTGTACGATGAGTTTTTACAAAAAAACGTGTCCCTCGATTTACAACCGACGGATCAGACATGGGGTACGCGTGAAATGTATGTAAAAGACACCGACCAAAATTGCCTGCGTTTTTTTACATTGAAATAA
- a CDS encoding arsenate reductase — MKRIFYLASCSTCQKILKTVKPGKDVVLQNIKEETITPDQLDAMKKLAGSYEALFSKRSMKFRAWNLHEKELTEKEMRDLILKEYTFLKRPVAVINDQIFVGNTKIAVDGLKHALKEK; from the coding sequence ATGAAACGTATTTTTTATTTGGCATCGTGCAGCACTTGCCAAAAAATTCTCAAAACGGTCAAACCCGGTAAAGATGTAGTACTACAAAATATAAAAGAAGAAACCATCACGCCGGATCAATTGGATGCTATGAAAAAACTGGCCGGTTCCTACGAAGCATTATTCAGCAAACGTTCCATGAAATTCAGAGCATGGAATTTGCATGAAAAAGAACTGACGGAAAAAGAAATGCGCGATCTGATTCTCAAAGAATACACGTTTCTCAAACGCCCGGTTGCCGTTATAAACGATCAGATATTTGTAGGTAATACAAAGATAGCCGTTGACGGTTTGAAGCATGCATTGAAAGAAAAATAA
- a CDS encoding GTPase has translation MARIRTLIMGAAGRDFHNFNVIYRDNKAYEVIAFTANQIPNIDGRKYPSALAGKLYPKGIPIFPQKDLDALIRKYRIDEVVFSYSDVSYNYLMSCSSIANAAGAHFKILGADPTMIRSKRPVISICAVRTGSGKSQTTRRVSSILKSLGLKVAAIRHPMPYGDLAKQRVQRFAQLADLKKHKCTIEEIEEYEPHIVTGTIIYAGVDYEAILRQAEKEADVILWDGGNNDMPFYKPDLHIVVADPLRAGHELLYYPSEANLRMADVVIINKEDSADMKSTNLLRDHIHQVNAKAVIVDAASPIFVEHPEKIIGKRVLVVEDGPTLTHGEMKFGAGTVAAQKYGARMIVDPRPYTSGSITETYKKYPDIGVLLPAMGYGSKQVKDLEATINRTPCDTVIIGTPIDLHRIITIKKPSVRVRYDLQEIGTPNLDTLLQKFVKRMKL, from the coding sequence ATGGCACGTATTCGAACTTTAATCATGGGCGCAGCCGGCCGTGATTTTCATAATTTTAATGTAATCTATCGCGATAACAAAGCATACGAAGTCATTGCTTTTACGGCGAATCAAATACCCAATATTGACGGACGCAAATATCCGTCGGCATTGGCGGGAAAACTCTATCCGAAAGGTATTCCGATTTTTCCGCAAAAAGATTTGGATGCATTGATACGCAAATACCGGATTGACGAAGTCGTTTTTTCCTACAGTGATGTCTCTTACAATTATCTGATGTCGTGCAGCTCGATTGCCAATGCGGCGGGCGCGCATTTCAAAATCCTCGGCGCTGATCCCACGATGATTCGCAGTAAGCGTCCGGTGATTTCCATTTGCGCTGTTCGTACAGGTTCTGGAAAAAGTCAAACCACGCGGCGTGTTTCTTCGATTCTCAAATCGCTCGGACTTAAGGTAGCGGCCATTCGCCACCCTATGCCTTATGGTGATTTGGCCAAACAACGTGTACAACGCTTTGCGCAGCTTGCGGATCTCAAAAAACATAAGTGTACGATCGAAGAAATTGAGGAATATGAACCGCACATCGTAACGGGTACAATCATTTACGCCGGCGTGGATTATGAAGCGATTTTACGTCAGGCCGAAAAAGAAGCGGATGTGATTTTGTGGGATGGCGGTAATAACGACATGCCGTTTTATAAACCCGATCTGCATATCGTGGTAGCCGATCCGCTGCGCGCAGGGCATGAATTGTTGTATTATCCCAGCGAAGCCAATCTCCGTATGGCCGATGTTGTAATCATCAATAAAGAAGATTCGGCTGATATGAAATCCACCAATCTGCTGCGTGACCATATTCATCAAGTCAATGCCAAAGCCGTGATCGTGGATGCCGCTTCGCCGATATTTGTCGAACATCCTGAGAAGATCATCGGAAAGCGCGTGCTGGTCGTTGAAGACGGCCCTACGCTCACGCATGGTGAGATGAAATTTGGCGCCGGGACGGTGGCCGCACAAAAATACGGCGCACGAATGATCGTGGATCCGCGTCCTTACACATCCGGGAGTATCACCGAAACCTACAAAAAATATCCCGACATCGGCGTCCTGTTGCCCGCGATGGGCTACGGTAGCAAACAAGTCAAAGACCTTGAAGCGACGATCAACCGTACCCCGTGCGATACAGTGATCATCGGCACGCCGATTGATCTACATCGCATTATTACCATAAAAAAGCCTTCCGTGCGTGTGCGATACGACCTGCAAGAAATCGGCACGCCCAATCTCGATACATTGTTACAGAAATTCGTGAAACGTATGAAATTATAA